In the Parcubacteria group bacterium genome, ATGTCGCAAACAGTGTGATCGCACAGCTCCTGTTTCTCGATGCGCAAGGGAGTGATGAGGATATCCGCATGTATATCAATTCACTGGGCGGTGTGGTGACGAGCGCGTTGGCGATCTATGACACGATGCAACACGTCAAAGCGGATGTGTCGACAATTTGTGTGGGAATGAGCGCATCGGCAGCGTCTCTCCTCCTTGCATCCGGTGCAAAAGGGAAACGTCTCATCTTGCCAAATGCAGAAGTGATGATCCATCAAGTATTGGGTGGCGCGCAAGGGCAAGCAAGCGATGTGGATATCCACGCGCGACACATCATCCAGACCAAAGCACGACTCAATGCGATCATGGCAAAACACACAGGGCAAAAGATCACAGTGATCGAACGAGACAGTGATCGTGACAATTTCATGAGCGCAACAGAAGCAAAAAAATATGGTATCGTGGACAGAATTGTGAAATAAATGCGGACTAGGTTTTAGGTGGTAGAAGAGTAGGTTGTAGAGAGCAAAAAACTCCTTAAAAAGGGAGTTTTTTGCGTATTTGACAAATTGTGTATTATATGATATAATTTTCGGTTATTGTACATTACAAATTAGAATTTTCAAAAAACAATCAAAATTAACGCAGGAGGATCACAATATGGGACGAAAAAGAATAGTAGAAGATATTTCTGAGGAAATGGTTATTGGTAAAAATGATTTTTATCGTAAAGGGAAAATCCTTCAACGGTATGGCCGGTGGTATGAGTATATCGAAAAACTTCCGAAATTGTTGCAGGCATCAT is a window encoding:
- a CDS encoding ATP-dependent Clp protease proteolytic subunit; translation: MYYIPTVIEKSGQYERAYDIYSRLLKDRIIFLGTAIDDDVANSVIAQLLFLDAQGSDEDIRMYINSLGGVVTSALAIYDTMQHVKADVSTICVGMSASAASLLLASGAKGKRLILPNAEVMIHQVLGGAQGQASDVDIHARHIIQTKARLNAIMAKHTGQKITVIERDSDRDNFMSATEAKKYGIVDRIVK